The nucleotide window attgtggttgagagagaagaacccagacacgcatacaaaatgcaaagaccagtctattacataagcgaagtactaacagaatcaaaagtgagatatccacacgtgcaaaaactactttatgcagtgttgatatcatcaagaaagctgagacattatttccatgaacacaagattacaatggtaaccaattttccacttcaagacattctacgcaacaaagatgcaataggtcggatatcaaaatgggtagtagaactcggtgctctcaacctagacttcaaatcaagaacagcaatcaaatctcaagcattatccgacttcattgctgaatggacataaatcagtcaaaaagaacccgaactaatacttgatcattggaaaatgtattttgacggttccctaaagttaggaggagctagagcaagagtactattcatatcaccagaagggagacagttaaaatatgtgctacaaatactttggcaggcaactaacaataaggcagaatacgaagcattaatacacggtctaagagttgcaagctcgcttgggatcaaaagactacttgtctacggtgattcagctgtagtaatcaatcaagtcaacaaggattggtattgtacaaaagataatatggatgcgtactgtgcagaagtcagaaaattggagaaaattttccaagggctcgaaatccatcatgtactaagagattccaacgttgcagcagatgtgctagccaaattaggattagatagagcaaaagtaccacccggtatatttgtggaagaactcacagccccatccatcaaacaactcagaaacatagaaaaaaagaaggagacaacagatccaatggaaatagatcaagcagaagaaccagaccagtcaagacaaatcatggtcatacaaagtgattggagacaaacatacattgattttatcaaagagaagaaactacccgaagacaaagcagaagcaactcaggttgtacgaagaagcaaaaactacgttctagtggtggataaactatacaaaagagcagcatcatccgGAGTACTCCTTAAATGTGTTCcgacagataaaggaaaggaaatcttggacgaACTCCACTCAGGATGCtatggaaatcatgcagcctctaggacactagttggcaaagcattcagaaccggtttctattggccaacagcactcaaagatgcagaagagctcgtcagaacatgcaagaattgccaaatgtttgctaggcaatcacatgtgctggctcacaacttaatatgcataccGCTGGCTTGGCtgttctcatgctgggggctagatcaagtcggaccactcaaaaaagcaaaaggaggcttcgaatacatatttgtggcaatcgacaaatttacaaagtggattgaatacaaacctttggtcaaatacagtgcagaaaaggcagtggaattcatacaagacatcatgcataggttcggcatgcccaacaaAATAATCACAGATATTGGTTCACCATTTATagcaagagaattccaatactgggcaagagattgtgggatagaaatcgactttgcatcagtagcacacccgcaggccaatggacaagtcgaaagagcaaatggactcatattacaaggtttaaaaccaagattatatgaagatttgaaagattatggtggaaaatggatcgacgaattaccgaaagtagtatggggtctaagaacccagatcagcagagcaactggatactcatcgttctttctggtctacggatcagaggcagtactaccagccgacttaatatggctatctccaagaatagaacaatatgaagaaggcgaagcagaagaaacaaggcggttagaaattgattcaatagaagaaataagagacagtgcaatcatacaaaatgcaagatatcagcaagggttacgaagacattatgacaaaagtactcaacctcgatcactaaagctaggggactcagtactacgactaatccagaagaaagataGACGACACAaattactcagtccatgggaaggacccttcatcgtgaagacagcaacaggacccagcacatacgagttgatgactctaGATGAAATACCTGTAAAGAATACTTAGCATATCTGccagctcaaaagattctacaattaagtacaacagattgtactcaagtttcaagagaaataaaatagagattcttcaagaagaacagcttcaaatatgagccctgtccaacgaacagaaccaacccataattaggttggggaaaaaggggcttccctgttaacagccaacccggaaacgattgcgctacatgggcaatcttgtcactcaaccatatggagatggtctgactgacggccaacgaccaaatagcttcttgggtaaggagacccaagctagcatttgtcactctaccataaagagatggtacaactaacagccctgtccaacggatagaaccaacccgtaatcaggttggggaaaaaggggcagccctgcaAACAGCTCAACCCAGGAACGATTGTTGCTATAcgggcgcaatcgcttaccccaagagctggtacaattgcttacttaccctgcaaacagccaacccaaaaatggttgtgctatacgggtccggtcgcctaccccaagagtggtactatcaactacttcgcccaagaagcagtacaaacactccaacaactcggtcgcctaccccaagagtgatacgatcgactacttcacccaagaagcggcacaagcactccaacagctcggtcgcctaccccaagagtggtacgatcgactacttcgcccaagaagcggcacaagcactccaacaactcggtcgcctaccccaagagtggtacgatcgactacttcgcccaagaagtggcacaagcactacaacagctcggtcgcctaccccaagagtggtatgatcggctacttcgcccaagaagcggcacaagcactccaacaactcggtcacctaccccaagagtagtacaatcgactacttcgcccaagaagcggcacaagcactccaacagctcggtcgcctaccccaagagtggtacgatcaactacttcacccagaaagggacacaagcactccaacaactcagtcGCCTATCCTAAGAGCGGCATGATCGACtacgttgcccaaggaggggcataaacactccaacaactcgatcgtctACCCCAAGAGCAGTACAATTGACTACTTCGACCAaagagcggcacaaacactccaaacaactcggtcgccgACCCAAAGAGcgaaacaagctatggcaaagcagaaaaaagccacaaggaaagacagggcaaaacttgtccatattattcaaagacatctaagaagaaaagaaagacaggacgaagcctgctcacatcttaaaaattcagagacaaagtatattacaaggacatcaaaagaagattgacttttcacatctgttcaagaagacggaagagaaggaggaagtacattcatttgatcaagaatttggtctgatagaccactaagctATACTCTGGCCTCCTCCCAGTGTCTTGAAAACTCAGCCATTACAGAAGCTTCAGTAATCCGCTCAAAaggagcatcaggggcaacaaccCGGACATACgaaaccacattgttgatgcaccggTAAAAGCCACCCTTCACAAAATCATAAAACCGGGAAAAAAGCACCGGTAATCCCTGCTCAatgaagaccaagaagaacaagaaggctttcgaagctcatccatgagatgctcgggggcttgtcgatatgggacccatggggtttcccgtACAACCCGTGAAGACATGCATTGAATTCTTCAACAACCAGAATGACAACAGCAATAAGTAACCGAACAAACAACTTGGAGACGTAtgaaggatcacatacaaaattacaatgtcaaaggattacagttgaaaaagaactcggacagagaaaaattatacatctcattgatcgaagacaaatacaaaggttacATACGGCCAAACAGGACCGAATAAACTCAGACATAAGATAGAGGTAAGATTCTTAAATATTGCAACAAGGAACCcagtggcggcagcagcggcagcccagacacagaagaacagatagagcagcatgttcattaccaagcaagcataagcccgggggctgctcaacctcacacaccagcatatctacaaatgaagaaagaattgaagaagaaatttcctactcaaggaagaaccacaaccaacaaagaaggtatttatagcaaaccagaggtaaacaaggctaaagatcacaagaaagaaagaggaaaagaacaaaagagcaaagcaacaaaggtgaatagtacccaaaagcaagattcctgataaaaagtaaaagaagatgctcactcatggctatacaagacccatccgtgaccagcaaaagataaagatcaaaggagtacaaatcgaGACCCTTCTTCTGGCTTCTTTTCCAACAGaaaagaacccggagaaggctcgggggctgcaagtacctaccacagaaaaacatattttcaaatttttttgaccctccagttttttgtaccaaaaaacagaaggctcgggggctacactcaatgagtgcaaaaaattgcactcgctgcactcaaaggaaaaagaacccggaggacatcaagcaaaagtgcacatcagccaaaagaagaatcaaagaagaccatctcaagatttcacttcaagaaggacccggatcaagactacaacaactcggcccttgaagctcaatcatgaaatgctcgggggcttgtcgatgggaaACCCTACGgcccccccatagaccatactgcagggaggtaggccttggtaacaaggcctacagcccaatcgacaagaagaacgcggagcaaagcaacgtgcaaaaccgaaactccaactcaaactatacaaggaaaggcgcccaaagcgtagcttaggactctaaccttgtatccgaataggacacaaacaacgcctctcagcgcctggactataaagggctggtgagggtacccattgtaagaagagaacgcatacccgatactcaaagcaatacaacgcaaacaggctaacgccaaaactggatgtaaggttattactcgaccaagtcgagggcctgaaccagtataaatcatgagtctctttgcgtaaccgccgaattccgctattcgccgaagcccgaacaactgtcccgggtacccccgtggcaggctatcggttgtaaaacatcgacagccacATACCAAATATACTTGTACATTATTGTTGCCCACTTGAGGGAGATACTTATGCTGCACTTCTGCTGTAGGAGAGCGAGCTGAAGAGCATGCTATAAGTTGCAGAGCATAAACTTAGCATGAGGATCAATGGAATCAATTTCTATCTCTTACCCCATGAATTTAAGATAGGCTTGCATTTAAATTTTGGAAagttatggaatgtcaaatttCAAGCTAAATAGTCTACTCCTTTAAAATGAAAAGAAGATCCAAACGAGCCTTAATACAATTTGGGAATAAGATGACTTAGGATATCTTTTGTCAAAGAAAACATGTTTGCTTTGACATTGACATGAATATTAAGTTAATAATAACCACCCATTGCTCACTCAAAACAAATGAGAAAAATCACACAGCAACAACTATTATCTTTTTTTAAAGAGCCCCTCATCACATTGGTACTCCCTCTATTTTCATGTTCTTTTGTTATTTTAGACAAGGTTAACGTTAAACTTTAAGAATTTTAACTATCATTAATTTTTAAAATATATAGTTTGAAGAAGTAAGACATCAGGCCTATTTGTTTTCACCTATAATCAGATTGTATTCTTGGGGGCATTCATAAAGGTAGGGAGTGCATTCATacctttagggcatgtttggatccaaCAACTAAACTTTAGCTGGCTAAATTTAGTTGCTAGGGATCCAAACAACCCAGCTAAAAgactagctaaagtttagctgttTCAATCTAGCTAAAGCCAACTAAAATTTAGTTGAGTCTATTAGCTGGAGGATCCAAACACGCCCAGCTAAAGTCTAGCTAGGAGAACTTTTAGCTGGCTAAAATTTTGCTTTGaaattttagctagctaaacTTTAGTTGCGTGGATCCAAAAAAGCCCTAGATGGAGTGGTGGTTGAGTATATGTGCATTTGCAAATATTGTGTTTAGCAAGAAAACAACTTCTCACCTTGGGTTATCACAATCAACTTCTAGATTATTACTCCAATCCAACAATGTGCTCTCTCGGCTCATGAATTGTCACAATATGCAAGCTGGTTTTTGCAATTTATACGCCTTATTAGTACATATATAACCGACGGCTATCAGTGTTCCATCCTAAATCCGAAaggaaatataaaaataaatatgaaaTCGACAATATTTGTCCGTATCTGATCCGATCACACTCCTACTAAATTGCCCAGTGCATCTGTAGTACGGAGTGGTTAAGGAACATGTGTGTCATGTACTCATTTTTGTGGAAAAATGCTATACTTCTCCAACATAAAGCAAGCACTTAACCCTCAAACAAAAGTAAACATGTCCACAGGTTTGAACACATCCTTTTTATTTTTATACATCTGCAATTATCAAAATATTCACACAAATACATTATGTTAAAAAACCAAACAAAGGAAAAAAATGCTCAAATGTGTACGTCATGTTTAAGGGATGGTCATAGCTCATATGTGCATTTGTAGTAGAGAAACACTAGTTAAGGCTTTACCATTTGTGTAAACAAGCTTTTCCTGGCCTTTTctacgcatatatatatatatatatatatatatatatatatatatatatatatatatatatatatatatatatatatatatatatatatatatggagaatatattcagtagccaattacaaaataagttattctgtagccacctctatttacgataattttatatactaatttacgataatatcaatacatatttacgatagttgggttactataacatatagggatatttaccaaaacgttatagtaaaccacttagtaaggagttgctataatctcgtaaattaacatagtaattatcgtaactcaaaatggctacagaataagttattttgtagccagctacagggtagtagttcttGTCTCAAAACGGAAGTATAATCCCTTTAGTTATGACTAGCCTTTGACCAACAATTGCTTTATCAATACCTCATTTTCTTGTCTTGATACAAACTAACCTTCCTAGATTCGTGTTACTTGTGATTATGATTTTGCATCACATAATTGACATATTATTATATTaatttggaaaaagtctacttaacccctacatttcatacttggtctacttcacccccaactatgaaaccgtctgttttaccccctgaactttctaaaaccgtctattttactccctgggcggttttcagcaGCGGTTTTCCTACAGTAACATCGGGTCTGCTACAGCaacggtgggtttgctacagtgccggtggttttgaattatcttttttttatttattttcggtgaatttttgaaaaatcatagtaaatcatagaaaaatcataaaataaaaaatctaattttattggactccacatgagtagatctatatagtgaatatataatacggtatgctttagtacaattttttttgtagctttagattaattggaaaatctaattttgtctgtaattaattagaatttatctataactaaattatacatagtccaatgactacgaaatttttactatagttcaagcatacaataattagcgtaccataaaaatttcaccataattggaccatagaagctgcagctatgaattattctaattaattacagacaaaattagattttctaattaatctaatgctacagtaaaaattttgtactaaagcataccgtattatatattcactatgtagatctacttatttggagtccaacaaaattagattttttattttatgatttactgtgatttctCAAAGACTCACTGAAAATAAAAGGGAATTCAAACACGGTGCACTGTAGcaaaccaccgttactgtagcaaacccgctgttgCTGTAGCAACCGCTGTCAAAAAAccgcccggggggggggggggggttaaaatagacggttttggaaaattcagggggtaaaacagacggtttcatagttgggggtgaagtagaccatgtatgaaatgtggggggttaagtagactttttccatattAATTTTGGTTAAAGCCTTGCCCAAACTAAACAAACAATTTCTTCTATTTTGTAATGAGCGAGTACATATAGGGATGTTGTAGTTTCTTTTAAAAAAAGCGCAAGCACAATAATCATCGGCTCTTTAAAAAAAACAGGGGAATGCCATTTTTTTGTTTGGAAGCCCCTTGCGGTTTAGCTCCAGTGCATATGAAACCTCAAAGTACTGAGTGATTTGAAGATGTGCGACTTGAATCTAATCTCGGTAAGAGACAAACTTTACTCATGAAACCTGGATGACGGTAAATGACATGAGTAACATTTATTTAACAATGGTACAGGACTACTGAGAGGACGTCCAGACAGCCGTGGACAGCGTTGCGAGAATAATCATGGTGTACAGTAATACTATGACATTCACAACTGAGTGTTTTAACAGCTCATAGGGGAAAGTCTTAAAGATTCATCACAGAAAACTATCTAAGGTGCATATTTTTTTCTTTATTACATTACATTACAAAGATGGCTTCGTTTCTTGTCCCTTTTGACTTTCTCCACCTTCGGCAAGCACTAACTTACTTTGAGTTTTGTGTCTTGTGTGTCGCCTTTCATATCTGCACCCATGCCATCCCTGTatttgaaaaataaaagaaaagtagaGAGATTATCTTCTTAGTTTGGGATGCTGAATGCTATGCAAGACAGCAACTAAAGGAATGAATGAACTAGGAGGGGGTGCCATTCTCACTGAAGGATTTTCCTCAGCTGTTCGATGTGGCCAGTGAGTTCTTGTTGCTTACATATTAGTGTCTGCAGGGTCTGAATTACAAAGAAACTACATTTAGTTGCTATGTAGAATATTTTCTTGGCTGCAATTTTTTGAATTTGGGTTCCTTTGCTCACCTCATTACTCTGAGCAGCGCAGTGTTCAAGTTCTCGGATCTTCTCCGAGATCTGTTCATCTACTTGTTTCCGCAAAATATTTTCACCTGTATCAATTCCAACCTGTCCCATAGAGAATTCGGTATTAATGCGACTTTTCGTGCATAACGCAAGGAATACTGGTTGAACTGGCATAGACGTATTTTTCTTTACTTGCTGCCTTGTGAAACTTAAAATTATTTACTGGCACATGTTTTTCCCTGATATGAAGTGAAACTCCACTGGGATAGAAATGAAATTCGAAAATAAAgaagatgacacaaataagaccTGGTCATCTTTTAACAACATGCCAAGAGTTCTTTTCTTACGAGAAGCTACTTGTTTTGCGGAAGGCTCCTGCAAACAAAATACGAAGAATCAAGAATCCATGAtgattctttggcaaggaaaatGAGGGAGAACTAGAAGACAGGAGAGCCAACTTCATTTGGGCATGGCACTAAGTGACGGAAAGGAAATAAACAGGTAGATACAATGTAATGATTATTTTCTCTCAGACTATAATTTTCTGGTAAGGCAAGGTGTGCATGCACACAAGTTGTGTGATAATTTGGAAAGCATAAAGAGGGATAGGAAAAAGAAAGCTCAGTGGAGAGGTGAGCAAGGGCAGTAGGGAAAGATGGGATCATATTAGAGGAAAGGAAGATCATAGATTTGACAATTTCTCTCTTAATGAAATGATGCGCAATTCTCTCgtgtgttcaagaaaaaaaaatgtgaCAATGGGGCCTCTATTTCTATAAACTAGGTCAACGGATGCTCAATCAGGCTTATAAACTGAACAATCATGGTTGAGAAGGTGCTGAGTGTTTAACACTTCAAAAGGCTTAGTACACTCATATCAATGGCTGATGACCACACACCAATATAACAACCACCCTATAGGAATAGGCCTATGCTGATAAAGGCTTAACTGTTGAAGTTAAAGTGCAAAGAACAATAAGAACAATATATACCATAATACCTGACAACCTGTAAAGCTTTCACAGGCAATTGTGGCAGTCAATTCATTGAAAGACTTCTGACCTTTACCAAATGCTTCCTAAGAATCACAAATAGATTCCATCAGTCCcaacaatttttatttttatttcagcTTCCCAGAAAATTTCAAATGACCTATTAAAGAAACATACCTTACCTTAGAAGCACGAATCATTTCTGGGTCAGTCCAGGGTCCTTTATCTTGGAATAAGCATCCTCCTGTTGGACAAGCGCATGTTCCGCCTAAAAGGTCTGGTAAATTGCTGCAGAAGGAGCAATCATTCAAGCAGCTAAAGATGCAAACGTTGCACATGACTTGATGCACTTTTACCTTGGGTCAACAGCTTCTAATACTGTGTTAAGGTAATTGGCAATGTTTTTCTAGGCGCTAGGCGCTCTCTAGGCGGTGACCCACCGCCTAGagcctaggcgcgcctaggcgGGATTAGGCGTTTCAAGGTGTTTTTCTAGGCGGTAGCTAATATATGCATAAATacgtaaaagaaaaggaaaaaatagcAGATTAATGGTCATAGaatgggagaaagaggagaggCCCAATAACGGCCCAAGTCTCCCACGCCCAAGTCTTCCGTCGCGCTCGCTTCCTCTGCTCCTCTCCCAGCCCCGTCTCTCCCCCTCCCCTCCCAGCCCCGTCTCTCACCCTCCCAGCCTCCTCTGCTCGCGCTCGCTTCCGTCGCtcgccccgcgccgccgccatcgcccgaCGCCCGACGTCGCCTCCTTCCCCACCAGTCGTTGCCGCCCCCGCCGACGTTACCTCCTCACCCAACGCCGCCTGACGTCCGCGCCGCCCCCACGCGTCCCTGCTTTGGCGGATctgcccgccgccaccgcctgacGCCGCCTCTTCACCCACCGGCCGCCGCTGCCTCacgttagctcctcccccatcgtCTCCCGACCTCCGCGCCGCCCCCACGCGTCCCTTCCCCACCAGTCCTCTTCGCCCACCGCCTAGATGTCCGCCTCACCCCCTAGGCCCCGCGGGAGGCCTCCGCCCAGCGCCTAGTCGCGCCTAGGCGACCGCGGAATGTCGCCTTGTTTTTCACTGGTAATTGGTCCCCAGAACCTAACAAGTAACATAGAGGTAAGCATTCACTCTATTTTGTCAAACAATAATAGTGCAACAAAAAGATATACTACCTGAACCTTTGCTAACGTTCTTGACTCCATGAATGCTTTCAATACTTTCCACAGTGCTCTAAATCCAGTTCCAGCATTAATTATATAAAGTTGATTTAATGTCTGTAGCAAGAAGCAAGATACGAATGAGCAGACTGTGGCTAGTGCAAAAGCCACATTAGATGTTCGATCATGGACATAACCAAGACAAACCTCTGGGTAGTAATTGCTATCGATCTTTTGGATCTCTGCGAACATCTCCCTTGCAGATTTTGAAAAGTTATTCAAACCCTGCATAACGGCAGCCAAGAAAAAATATATGATTGCGTACAGATAGTCAAATAACTTCATTATATGCCAGATAGATAACTTAAAAACTAACATATAAAATGTCTGATAGTTCCAGGTAGATATGTATTAGTTTCATGTATGTGGAACACATGTCTAGACATAAAATGAAATGTGAGCAAAGCCCTGTAAAACTTACAAGACAGTAATAAGTCAAAGCATCTCTATTCTCTAATACTACCTGCTTCTAACATGAAACTTGGGTCACTGTTTTAGAGAATGAAGAATGGCTGAACATTTAGGCAACTATTTTCTTATAAACTGGAATATATGAAACATTAAAGGGAAGTGCTTCATTTAGCTATGACGCACCAGTCCTTTCACATTGAATATGGCTATTGTCGAGGCTATGTGCCTTTTAGCCACAAGTGAGCAAACAGGATATCTCAAAGATATAGTTTTCTCTTGTTCTGATATATGATATTTTACATATCGATCAATACTAGTCACTTGCATGAGCTTACTGAGATCCACCAAGCCAACCCGTTCGATATATAGAGGCCTGCCAAATCTGTCAACTCCATGAAATCCATGAGGATAGCATCTTTTCACAGCATCATACTCCTCAAATTTAAAATCCTGTAGCATAGAAACAGACATTTAAGCTTGATATTTCATTTTTTAGATGAAGGAAGCTTTATCCATAATAAAATTCCAGCTAAGCTGATATGCACAGTGCCACAGCCATAAGCTCGAATTGCAATAAAAGTACATACGACATTTACGGTACAGATAGAGCAAAGTTCCAAGATAACTGTGAGCATAAATTCTTGTAACAAACCAGAGATAAAAGAAATGTAACACACAATAAAAACACTACATACGTTAGCAATGGCATCAACAGAACAATCTTCACGCCATTTTAACATATTTAAGAACATCTCTTTTGCTTTTAAGATGTTGAAGCCTCTCATTCTAAGAAAGCTGCAAGATGAGAGAGCAATGAGGTCATGATCTCTTCAGTGCAAAACTGGAAGGAAACAGGCATCCTAGAACTATCGAAGAATAAAACATCTCCTACCCTGTTACTGGATGGATTATGTCAGTCTAAGAACAATATAGAACATAATTTTCcagaaaataaataaaatggGCATGCCGTAGAAGGACATAGTAGTCATCAAACTTATCTGGGAGCTGGTTGCTTGAAAGAAGTAACTCCCTCAAGGATTGCACTAACTGCTCTTCCTTCTGGTCATGGACACCGTCAACAATATTGCGAGAAATTTTGGTTTTGCTGTTCCTCCTAAGTAACTGTTCGATGGATCTGAAGCTCATCTTTGATATGGAGTTTTTGCTTTGTACTTGAAAGAGGCGCCAATACGctt belongs to Miscanthus floridulus cultivar M001 chromosome 4, ASM1932011v1, whole genome shotgun sequence and includes:
- the LOC136551400 gene encoding phosphatidylinositol/phosphatidylcholine transfer protein SFH11-like, which encodes MSFTAWLCSHLLGQTQSGVAQRVQGVRGLAVGGTTPDTHGRPHGLHPQGWPSPQDDALRGMTLLGGSRKTSGRYPEDTTRSVRISYWRLFQVQSKNSISKMSFRSIEQLLRRNSKTKISRNIVDGVHDQKEEQLVQSLRELLLSSNQLPDKFDDYYVLLRFLRMRGFNILKAKEMFLNMLKWREDCSVDAIANDFKFEEYDAVKRCYPHGFHGVDRFGRPLYIERVGLVDLSKLMQVTSIDRYVKYHISEQEKTISLRYPVCSLVAKRHIASTIAIFNVKGLGLNNFSKSAREMFAEIQKIDSNYYPETLNQLYIINAGTGFRALWKVLKAFMESRTLAKVQVKNIANYLNTVLEAVDPSNLPDLLGGTCACPTGGCLFQDKGPWTDPEMIRASKEAFGKGQKSFNELTATIACESFTGCQEPSAKQVASRKKRTLGMLLKDDQVGIDTGENILRKQVDEQISEKIRELEHCAAQSNETLQTLICKQQELTGHIEQLRKILQDGMGADMKGDTQDTKLKVS